In the genome of Aspergillus luchuensis IFO 4308 DNA, chromosome 2, nearly complete sequence, one region contains:
- a CDS encoding uncharacterized protein (COG:S;~EggNog:ENOG410PNQI;~InterPro:IPR036236,IPR013087;~PFAM:PF00096): MTESYDSDGPRTPALKPSTINYLPKVSPPPFDTGDQSPKGGLPKHDAEAQFPSSSRKLPEFQKPDSIEGNSVLIRHLEPNRPDIAWFETENPLHRSTPADDPYPVLPKILFAPDKSSVETKEPVDVVARKALNLISPSEPKEGGPSVGPKDPPTAYKEPRRPSIPVEEPALKEEQQQHTPPNIPHISHLFQDGKLPDPEQRLSKLLIAPSEPTAQLPALHPSATASSVNHNLPSLSTALAGVTDVPPPAGAGRLNGSSFGPLPPVSSSSPPVSRTEPVWEHQRLGQIPPPPPQVPPSPYSHLSPASSKDMSAMSSPASQQAYWRPPIKADITYLTSTYETAPQTAKSPATSYPTPTDQTPASTCDRSYNPPTHSNGAVSTGTYKCRHPGCTAAPFQTQYLLNSHANVHSQDRPHFCPIAGCPRGPGGKGFKRKNEMIRHGLVHNSPGYVCPFCPDQQHKYPRPDNLQRHVRVHHVDKSRDDPALRQVLSQRPEGSTRGRRRRNNVP, translated from the exons ATGACAGAATCATACGATTCCGATGGACCTCGCACCCCTGCGTTGAAGCCTTCAACGATCAATTACCTGCCAAAGGTGTCACCGCCTCCATTCGATACCGGAGATCAATCACCCAAGGGCGGTCTACCTAAGCACGATGCAGAGGCACAGTTTCCGAGCAGTTCGCGTAAGCTGCCGGAATTCCAAAAGCCCGATTCAATCGAGGGCAACTCGGTGCTGATCAGACATTTAGAGCCTAATCGACCTGACATAGCCTGGTTCGAAACTGAAAATCCGCTTCACCGCAGCACTCCAGCGGACGACCCCTATCCGGTCCTTCCCAAGATCCTATTCGCCCCGGACAAATCCTCCGTGGAGACCAAGGAGCCTGTAGATGTGGTGGCGAGAAAGGCTCTCAATTTGATCAGTCCGAGCGAGCCCAAGGAAGGAGGCCCGTCTGTAGGCCCGAAGGATCCTCCAACCGCCTACAAGGAACCACGCCGACCGTCCATCCCAGTGGAAGAACCTGCGCTCAAagaagaacagcagcagcacacgCCGCCCAATATCCCTCATATCTCACATCTATTCCAGGATGGGAAACTACCTGATCCTGAACAACGATTGAGCAAGTTGCTGATAGCACCGTCGGAGCCAACAGCTCAGCTCCCCGCCCTCCACCCGTCAGCAACGGCGAGCTCCGTGAATCATAACCTGCCCTCCCTTTCAACGGCATTGGCCGGTGTTACCGATGTACCACCACCTGCTGGTGCCGGACGTCTGAATGGCTCGTCTTTCGGGCCTTTGCCTCCggtctcatcttcttctcccccggTATCAAGGACAGAACCTGTCTGGGAGCACCAACGCTTAGGCCAGATTCCGCCTCCGCCCCCGCAAGTCCCGCCCAGCCCCTACTCGCACTTGTCACCGGCGAGCTCGAAGGACATGTCGGCCATGTCGTCGCCCGCATCCCAGCAGGCTTACTGGCGGCCGCCTATCAAGGCGGACATAACGTATCTCACTTCAACATATGAGACTGCGCCGCAGACGGCCAAGAGCCCCGCAACAAGCTATCCCACCCCGACAGATCAGACTCCAGCATCAACCTGTGATCGGTCATACAATCCCCCCACACACTCGAACGGAGCGGTCTCCACAGGCACATACAAGTGCCGTCACCCTGGCTGCACCGCAGCCCCGTTCCAAACACAATACCTGTTGAA CTCCCATGCAAATGTTCATTCTCAGGATCGCCCGCATTTCTGCCCCATAGCTGGCTGTCCGCGTGGACCCGGCGGGAAAGGATTCAAACGGAAGAACGAGATGATTCGGCATGGCCTTGTCCATAATTCGCCTGGATATGTATGCCCCTTCTGTCCAGACCAACAGCACAAATACCCTCGACCGGACAATCTGCAACG ACACGTCAGGGTCCACCATGTCGACAAGAGCCGAGATGATCCGGCTCTCAGGCAGGTCCTATCGCAAAGGCCAGAGGGTAGTACGCGTGGACGACGCCGTCGGAACAACGTACCGTGA